From Paenibacillus sp. V4I7, one genomic window encodes:
- a CDS encoding alpha/beta hydrolase translates to MPNKIHLEAAAQKFAEDTAKPPFLFDLGPVKGRETVHKVQSEPVHKEAVDMQDLTIAGGPSGEVSVRILRPKNSPPTLPVILYIHGAGWVFGNAHTHDRLVRELAVGAQAAVVFPNYSLSPEAKYPTALEEIYAVLQWIADHAKEYGFDAERLTIAGDSVGGNMAAAITLVAKERKGPTIHKQLLFYPVTDASFDTDSYEQFATGYFLRRDAMQWFWDQYTSDPRERAEVTASPLRATLEQLSCLPPALIITGEADVLRDEGEAYANKLREAGVPVTSVRFQSIIHDFVMLNALADTEAARGAMMLAKAWLRES, encoded by the coding sequence ATGCCAAATAAAATTCATCTTGAAGCCGCAGCGCAGAAATTCGCAGAAGATACCGCAAAACCGCCCTTTCTCTTCGATCTAGGTCCGGTAAAAGGGCGCGAGACTGTTCACAAGGTGCAATCCGAGCCCGTCCATAAAGAAGCTGTCGACATGCAAGATCTTACAATCGCAGGTGGCCCGAGCGGTGAAGTATCCGTGAGAATTCTGCGACCAAAGAATTCACCCCCGACTCTCCCTGTTATCCTGTATATCCACGGTGCTGGGTGGGTTTTCGGAAATGCACATACGCATGATCGCTTGGTCCGCGAGCTTGCCGTTGGTGCTCAGGCAGCCGTCGTATTCCCCAACTATAGCCTTTCGCCTGAGGCCAAGTATCCAACAGCACTCGAGGAGATCTACGCTGTCCTCCAATGGATAGCCGACCATGCAAAAGAGTACGGCTTCGATGCTGAGCGTCTCACAATTGCAGGCGATAGCGTTGGCGGCAACATGGCCGCAGCCATTACGTTGGTCGCCAAGGAACGCAAGGGCCCGACCATCCATAAGCAGCTGCTGTTCTACCCTGTAACCGATGCATCCTTCGACACGGATTCCTATGAGCAGTTCGCAACGGGATACTTCCTACGTCGTGATGCGATGCAGTGGTTCTGGGATCAATACACATCTGATCCCCGTGAACGAGCGGAGGTGACGGCATCTCCGCTGCGAGCTACACTCGAGCAGCTCAGCTGCCTCCCACCCGCGCTGATCATCACAGGCGAGGCCGACGTGCTGCGCGATGAAGGAGAAGCCTACGCGAACAAGCTTCGCGAAGCCGGCGTGCCCGTCACGTCCGTGCGCTTCCAAAGCATCATCCACGACTTCGTGATGCTGAATGCCTTGGCTGACACGGAAGCCGCGCGCGGTGCCATGATGCTTGCCAAAGCTTGGCTGCGAGAATCCTAA
- a CDS encoding 6-bladed beta-propeller, translating to MEALSLSALQAGNTSHNYEVIPNWAKVPENVTLGYTHGIEVDEAGRFYLFHTGKPSVVVFDRNGQYLNAWGEEFEGGAHGFYLHKEAGGEFLYVTDTAKGIMVKTTLTGEHLLTIGTPDLPEIYDDERKFVPTDVAVAPNGDIYISDGYGQSWVHQYNALGDYIRSWGGKGSETGQFACPHGISVDLRRGEPELYVADRGNHRIQVFTLDGQFKRTFDHDMDMPCSFYFYKDEMYFPDLYSRVTVFDKHDRLVAHLGEDRQAKSQAGWPNLDKAYYRANKFSSPHGICVDSRGDVYVAEWISDGRLTKLARR from the coding sequence TTGGAAGCGCTATCTCTGAGTGCCCTTCAAGCAGGTAATACGTCACATAACTATGAAGTTATTCCCAACTGGGCAAAAGTGCCCGAAAATGTGACATTAGGTTACACACACGGAATTGAAGTTGATGAAGCGGGTCGCTTTTATTTGTTCCATACCGGAAAGCCTTCCGTTGTGGTATTTGACCGTAATGGGCAATATTTGAATGCCTGGGGCGAAGAATTCGAAGGAGGCGCGCACGGCTTTTATCTGCACAAAGAAGCAGGTGGCGAATTCCTTTATGTGACCGACACGGCCAAAGGGATTATGGTTAAAACAACATTAACCGGCGAACATCTGTTAACGATCGGCACGCCAGATCTGCCTGAGATTTATGATGATGAACGCAAATTTGTGCCTACGGATGTGGCTGTGGCGCCAAATGGCGATATTTATATTTCAGATGGGTATGGTCAAAGCTGGGTACATCAATATAATGCACTTGGTGACTATATTCGTTCATGGGGAGGGAAGGGCTCAGAAACGGGGCAATTCGCTTGTCCACATGGTATATCCGTTGACTTGAGACGCGGAGAACCAGAACTTTATGTTGCGGATCGAGGCAATCATAGGATCCAAGTGTTTACGCTCGATGGGCAATTCAAACGCACCTTTGACCATGATATGGATATGCCCTGCAGCTTCTATTTCTACAAAGATGAAATGTATTTTCCGGACTTATACAGCCGTGTAACGGTATTCGATAAACATGATAGATTAGTTGCTCATTTGGGTGAGGATCGTCAAGCTAAATCTCAAGCGGGATGGCCTAATCTAGATAAGGCTTATTATCGCGCTAACAAATTCAGTTCTCCGCATGGTATCTGTGTCGATTCGCGTGGAGATGTCTATGTGGCCGAGTGGATTTCGGATGGACGATTGACCAAGTTAGCTCGCAGGTAA
- a CDS encoding glycoside hydrolase family 66 protein, giving the protein MFPQMKDVFASKAQFVTNEPVSIEIELDNPAQHEAHIHLEVKILDSNRIIKTCSLDLILQPNSSSTHVVELASFDSDFQGYGIDVDLIQDGAEPQHFSSAFDVVSNWRKSPRYGFLSDFHSREEGDTTDVTNLNKLHINLVQFYDWMYRHNDLVPPQDVFTDLMGRELSLKVVKEKIALCHSYGMKAIAYGAIYAASKAFFEEHPDWALYYSNGHVVDFINIFSIMNINEESPWHNHIINEYKKTIENVHFDGIHMDTYGYPKTGISMLGGKQKVERLDEQFPILIRNTRQALDQINDDVCLIFNNVGNWPVDTVALAEQDVIYIEVWNPYEKYHHIQQVIAWAKHLGRGKPVILAAYLKPFRLEPAETIEKAHMSALLLSAIIFSQGAYHLLLGESNGVLTQGYYADYSIVSDEFMRNIRNYYDFLVRYVHLLQDSTLRDVSMTHVQGDNLEYMFENASFSTYGEPNKVWTVVRENESHKLISFINLTNNLEDYWNEGKLQPTTVEGIMVRIQIDGPVKHVFTASPDIEMGRPHDLMYTIEDTERGLTLLVNLPKLYVWSLLVIEV; this is encoded by the coding sequence ATGTTTCCACAAATGAAAGATGTCTTCGCAAGCAAAGCTCAATTTGTTACAAATGAGCCTGTTTCGATTGAAATTGAACTGGATAATCCGGCACAACATGAAGCCCATATTCATCTGGAAGTCAAAATTCTCGATTCGAACCGAATCATAAAGACATGTTCACTTGATCTTATTTTGCAGCCGAATTCAAGCTCAACCCACGTGGTTGAACTAGCGTCTTTTGATTCGGATTTTCAAGGTTACGGTATTGATGTTGATCTTATTCAAGACGGAGCAGAGCCTCAGCATTTTTCCAGTGCCTTTGATGTGGTCTCCAACTGGAGGAAATCACCTCGTTATGGTTTCCTAAGCGATTTTCATTCACGTGAAGAGGGTGATACGACTGATGTTACCAACCTTAATAAGCTGCACATTAATTTAGTTCAATTTTATGATTGGATGTACCGCCATAATGATCTCGTGCCGCCACAAGATGTATTCACCGATTTAATGGGAAGGGAACTGAGTCTGAAGGTCGTGAAGGAGAAAATCGCGCTATGCCATTCTTACGGGATGAAGGCGATTGCCTACGGAGCTATCTATGCGGCAAGTAAAGCTTTCTTCGAAGAACATCCGGATTGGGCGCTTTATTATAGTAATGGCCATGTTGTTGATTTCATCAACATCTTTTCCATCATGAATATCAACGAAGAATCGCCTTGGCACAACCATATTATTAATGAATACAAAAAAACGATCGAAAATGTCCATTTCGACGGTATCCATATGGATACCTATGGATATCCCAAAACGGGTATTTCCATGCTCGGCGGGAAACAAAAGGTCGAACGGCTCGATGAGCAGTTCCCGATTCTAATTCGTAATACCCGTCAAGCCTTAGACCAGATTAATGACGATGTTTGTCTCATTTTCAACAATGTCGGGAACTGGCCGGTTGATACCGTCGCTTTGGCTGAACAGGATGTCATTTATATCGAAGTATGGAATCCATATGAGAAATATCATCATATCCAGCAGGTGATTGCCTGGGCTAAGCACTTAGGTAGAGGAAAGCCAGTTATACTGGCTGCTTATTTGAAGCCTTTCCGTTTGGAGCCAGCGGAAACGATTGAGAAAGCTCACATGTCTGCATTGTTGCTTTCCGCAATTATTTTCTCCCAAGGCGCTTATCATTTGCTGTTAGGTGAGAGCAATGGTGTTTTGACACAGGGATATTATGCCGACTATTCGATTGTAAGCGATGAGTTTATGAGAAATATTAGAAATTATTACGATTTTCTTGTTCGTTATGTACATCTACTGCAGGATTCAACGCTGCGCGACGTATCGATGACGCATGTACAAGGCGATAATTTGGAGTATATGTTTGAGAATGCATCTTTCTCCACCTATGGAGAACCGAATAAAGTTTGGACGGTTGTCAGGGAGAATGAGTCACATAAGCTCATCAGCTTTATTAATCTCACGAATAATTTAGAGGATTATTGGAATGAAGGTAAATTACAGCCGACGACCGTAGAGGGTATCATGGTGAGGATTCAAATCGATGGCCCGGTTAAGCATGTATTCACCGCTAGCCCGGATATCGAGATGGGCAGACCGCATGATTTAATGTATACAATTGAGGATACCGAGCGTGGTTTAACACTTCTTGTTAACTTACCTAAGCTTTATGTGTGGAGTCTGTTAGTTATAGAAGTATAG
- a CDS encoding heparinase II/III family protein, which yields MEGLGYWYYGFGYYVYFAELLKQRTGGQVDLLLDEKKARHIAEFPQFCFLQENHVANFSDCGRTSGIQTGLFSRLCQRIEQLRVPSLTHRASSVDHCGRFATALRDLAWTDYGLLEKREGLPLHSEFLQEAEWMVSRCQVGGKLISFAAKGGHNAEPHNHNDIGHFVWVVDGVRWLEDLGAGLYTRQYFGDERYSILCNSSAGHSVPIINDCFQSEGEQCRSQVVEVGIQDGRDRFLLDLRQAYDVPHLHKLERLFDLDKQQGKLTITDSYEFTESPITITERFITLYPPEVGKVGEIILSASEGQKLRLVYEARQLDAAIQTSEHLDHSGNAETVYLIDLKSVDTARQQVISVTLEPVY from the coding sequence TTGGAAGGTCTCGGTTATTGGTACTACGGTTTCGGTTATTACGTTTATTTTGCAGAGCTGCTTAAGCAGCGTACTGGTGGTCAGGTCGATCTGCTTCTGGATGAAAAGAAAGCCAGGCACATTGCGGAGTTCCCGCAATTCTGTTTTCTACAGGAGAATCATGTGGCGAATTTCTCCGATTGCGGGCGTACGAGCGGTATTCAGACTGGCTTATTCAGCCGTCTATGCCAGAGGATTGAACAACTCCGCGTTCCGTCGCTGACCCATCGTGCAAGTTCAGTTGATCACTGCGGCCGTTTCGCAACGGCACTGCGTGATTTGGCTTGGACGGACTATGGGCTGCTGGAAAAAAGGGAAGGGCTGCCTCTTCACTCAGAGTTCCTTCAAGAAGCCGAATGGATGGTTAGCCGGTGTCAGGTGGGCGGTAAACTCATCAGTTTTGCAGCTAAAGGTGGACATAATGCGGAGCCGCATAATCATAATGATATCGGACATTTTGTCTGGGTAGTGGACGGCGTCAGGTGGCTGGAGGATCTTGGTGCCGGTCTATATACGAGACAATATTTTGGCGACGAGCGTTATTCGATTCTTTGCAACAGCTCAGCTGGGCATAGCGTTCCCATTATTAATGACTGCTTTCAAAGTGAAGGAGAGCAGTGTCGTTCGCAGGTAGTGGAAGTGGGTATTCAGGATGGAAGAGATCGATTCCTGTTGGATCTGCGGCAAGCTTATGACGTACCGCATCTGCACAAATTGGAGCGATTGTTCGATTTGGACAAGCAGCAGGGCAAATTAACGATAACTGACAGTTATGAATTCACGGAATCGCCTATAACGATTACAGAGCGTTTCATTACCCTTTATCCGCCTGAAGTTGGCAAGGTGGGGGAAATCATTTTAAGCGCGAGTGAAGGTCAGAAGCTTCGTCTAGTGTATGAAGCCCGCCAGTTGGATGCAGCGATTCAGACTTCTGAACACTTGGATCATTCAGGGAATGCCGAGACGGTGTATCTGATTGACCTGAAGAGTGTGGATACAGCCAGACAGCAGGTTATATCTGTGACGTTAGAGCCTGTCTATTAA
- a CDS encoding AraC family transcriptional regulator, whose amino-acid sequence MKKQPIRLTNDQFIDPSSSFQIYFQHINNEHHSLHWHEFYELCFVLRGRGVNIVNGTEHRLIRGSLFLLTPADFHEIYSFPDEPMDIYNLVFSGDFLGEEIRELMFQHFAEYMVDIDVNFDMIESEFRLISSEAYNWMPGQQMMVKGALERILLNLFRAYSQQHPRINEKDLEAQHRSIQRALVYIHHHFRDPLRLEEAAKQAALAPNYFSHAFRKMTGIPFQIYLQGLRLNFAKSLLMASDIPVTEICYASGFNTLTHFERAFKLKFGSSPRTFQK is encoded by the coding sequence ATGAAAAAACAACCGATTAGGTTAACGAATGACCAATTTATTGATCCCTCCTCCTCTTTTCAAATTTACTTTCAGCACATCAATAACGAGCACCACTCCTTGCACTGGCATGAATTTTATGAGCTTTGCTTTGTTCTCCGTGGACGAGGAGTGAACATCGTTAATGGAACTGAGCATCGACTTATAAGGGGAAGTCTCTTTCTACTCACACCAGCAGATTTTCATGAAATCTATTCATTTCCCGATGAGCCCATGGATATTTACAACCTTGTTTTCTCCGGAGATTTTCTTGGGGAAGAGATAAGAGAGCTGATGTTTCAACACTTCGCCGAATATATGGTTGATATCGATGTTAACTTTGACATGATAGAGTCCGAATTTCGCCTGATTAGCAGTGAGGCCTATAATTGGATGCCAGGTCAGCAAATGATGGTGAAAGGTGCGTTAGAGCGGATCCTTCTTAACCTTTTTCGAGCCTATAGTCAGCAACACCCACGTATCAATGAAAAGGATTTAGAAGCTCAGCATCGTTCGATTCAGAGAGCTCTTGTCTATATTCACCACCATTTTCGAGATCCACTACGATTAGAGGAAGCAGCCAAACAAGCGGCATTAGCACCTAATTATTTCAGTCATGCATTTCGTAAAATGACAGGAATCCCATTCCAGATTTATTTACAGGGACTGCGTTTGAACTTTGCTAAATCGTTGTTAATGGCATCGGATATACCTGTCACAGAAATTTGCTATGCCTCTGGATTCAACACGCTAACTCACTTCGAACGAGCCTTCAAACTAAAGTTCGGGAGCTCGCCGAGAACGTTTCAGAAGTAA
- a CDS encoding carbohydrate ABC transporter permease, producing MNLTRVFSKYALVTVMALLSLIPFYILLYLALNTPSRTLFNGFVLFPDFHFANFSQAWKVSKMGAAIGNSLIIAIGGALLIILVSSCAGYAIARHQNKFHAIVFNILLICMMIPAIIITVPLYTLMKSIGGINTHWAMILLMASNGIPFSVFLYASFIKVLPREIEESAIIDGCTPFTAFWRVTFHFLRPVTAAVVILQGLAIWNNYGQAVFFLTSQLMRTIPLAVSIFFQQYGAQWNLMAAAAVIGLAPAVIAFLIFQKYFVKGITAGAVKG from the coding sequence ATGAACTTAACTCGAGTGTTTAGCAAATATGCTTTAGTGACAGTTATGGCCTTGCTGTCCTTAATTCCGTTCTATATCTTGCTTTATTTGGCACTAAATACGCCTTCCCGGACGCTATTTAACGGGTTTGTGTTGTTTCCTGATTTCCATTTTGCTAACTTTTCACAAGCCTGGAAAGTATCTAAGATGGGGGCAGCAATTGGGAATTCACTGATTATCGCAATTGGCGGCGCGCTCTTGATTATCCTAGTATCCAGCTGTGCGGGATATGCGATTGCCAGGCATCAAAACAAATTCCATGCGATCGTGTTTAATATTTTGCTAATTTGTATGATGATTCCGGCGATTATCATCACGGTGCCTTTATATACGCTCATGAAGTCGATTGGCGGTATTAATACCCATTGGGCCATGATTTTACTAATGGCTTCCAACGGCATCCCTTTTTCCGTGTTCCTGTACGCCAGCTTCATTAAAGTATTGCCTCGCGAAATTGAAGAATCCGCCATTATTGACGGTTGTACACCGTTCACTGCGTTTTGGCGAGTCACGTTCCACTTTCTTCGTCCTGTCACCGCTGCGGTAGTCATTTTGCAGGGCTTAGCGATCTGGAATAATTACGGGCAAGCGGTATTTTTCCTGACAAGCCAATTGATGAGAACGATTCCGCTAGCCGTGTCCATTTTTTTTCAACAGTACGGGGCCCAATGGAACCTCATGGCTGCTGCCGCTGTAATTGGACTTGCGCCTGCTGTCATCGCATTTTTGATTTTCCAAAAATACTTTGTTAAAGGGATAACTGCAGGGGCAGTGAAAGGGTGA
- a CDS encoding multicopper oxidase domain-containing protein has protein sequence MFRKPIDKVSRRNLLKMGTAGAFAVIGSALLNPSSLFGKSSLAADKHGVHNAMKEQLHDGMKHGYVPSTEVTEGFKAAQKALTAFDYGKVSKLPDGRTLREYEISSYETNVEIAKGIKFPGWTFNGTIPGPTIRCTEGDVLRVKFTNATSHPHSIHFHGMHPTNMDGLEAITAGGTFAYEFEAKPAGMHVYHCHVAPLARHIHKGLYGNFIIDPKKPRAAAKEFNMLMNGYDLDLDGENEVYTVNGYAFAYQQEPIKVKVGELVRIYLSNLTEFDFINSFHLHANFFNYYATGADPEARPQFTDTIMQCQGERGILEIVFPSPGRYMFHAHQSEFAELGWMGFFIAE, from the coding sequence ATGTTCCGTAAACCGATTGATAAGGTATCAAGACGTAATCTTTTGAAAATGGGAACTGCAGGGGCTTTTGCTGTCATTGGCAGTGCTTTACTAAATCCATCATCTTTATTTGGTAAATCATCCTTAGCTGCGGATAAGCATGGCGTTCATAATGCTATGAAAGAACAATTGCATGATGGTATGAAGCATGGTTATGTTCCGAGTACAGAAGTGACTGAAGGTTTTAAAGCAGCACAGAAAGCACTCACAGCATTTGATTATGGAAAGGTAAGTAAGCTTCCTGATGGAAGAACGTTACGGGAATACGAAATTTCATCCTATGAAACGAATGTTGAGATCGCGAAAGGGATCAAGTTTCCCGGTTGGACATTCAATGGCACGATACCAGGACCCACTATTCGTTGTACAGAAGGGGATGTCCTTCGAGTGAAGTTTACCAATGCAACGAGTCATCCGCATTCGATCCATTTTCATGGTATGCATCCTACCAACATGGATGGACTGGAAGCAATAACTGCAGGTGGTACTTTTGCATACGAGTTTGAAGCTAAGCCTGCTGGTATGCATGTCTACCATTGTCATGTTGCTCCTCTCGCCAGACATATTCATAAAGGACTCTACGGTAACTTCATTATTGATCCGAAGAAGCCAAGAGCTGCTGCCAAAGAATTCAATATGCTTATGAACGGCTATGATCTTGATTTGGATGGGGAAAATGAAGTCTATACGGTGAATGGATACGCATTTGCCTATCAACAAGAACCAATTAAGGTTAAGGTTGGGGAACTAGTACGAATTTATTTAAGCAATCTTACTGAATTTGATTTCATTAATTCTTTTCACCTTCATGCGAACTTTTTTAACTATTATGCAACCGGCGCGGATCCTGAAGCGCGTCCCCAATTTACAGATACCATTATGCAATGTCAGGGAGAACGAGGCATTCTAGAAATTGTATTCCCATCTCCTGGGCGATACATGTTTCATGCCCATCAAAGTGAATTTGCTGAGCTCGGATGGATGGGCTTCTTCATAGCGGAATAA
- a CDS encoding carbohydrate ABC transporter permease, whose amino-acid sequence MKILHKLWNNLHKFMALPAIILFGLFFIYPLTQGIGISLTDSNGISQPQFIGFQNFVEFFKDERAKKDVATTVLFALGSAPLLNLFGFVYALVLDRSFKGKSVVRAIIYLPAVISPLIMGYVWYFILQPDRGFLHHVLQNLNLGVLSGNWLGNPKSALIVLILINVWQFVGMTMIIYLAGLQSIPKEMYEACEIDGAGYAKSLWYITIPMLVQSIKINVVTNIIGSLSVFEVIIALTDGGPGYSTESLSIYILRMLYGSFTGYSTAVAMILFAIIIIPVFIFMKFIKTREFEM is encoded by the coding sequence ATGAAAATACTGCATAAGCTATGGAACAACCTGCACAAGTTTATGGCGCTGCCTGCCATCATCTTATTTGGACTATTTTTCATATATCCATTGACCCAGGGGATCGGAATCAGCCTGACCGACTCTAATGGGATATCTCAACCTCAATTTATTGGGTTTCAGAACTTTGTTGAATTTTTTAAAGACGAGCGAGCCAAAAAAGACGTTGCTACTACCGTGCTCTTTGCCTTGGGAAGCGCTCCGCTGCTTAACTTATTCGGCTTTGTGTATGCGTTGGTGCTGGATCGTTCCTTCAAAGGTAAAAGTGTGGTCCGAGCTATCATTTATTTGCCGGCCGTTATCAGCCCGCTCATTATGGGGTATGTGTGGTACTTTATCCTTCAACCGGACCGCGGGTTCTTGCATCACGTGCTGCAAAATTTGAACTTAGGCGTGCTTAGCGGCAATTGGCTTGGCAATCCTAAATCTGCTCTCATCGTTCTAATACTGATTAACGTATGGCAGTTTGTGGGCATGACCATGATTATTTATTTGGCAGGGCTCCAATCGATTCCCAAAGAGATGTATGAGGCGTGTGAAATCGATGGGGCCGGTTATGCCAAATCGTTATGGTACATCACCATCCCGATGCTTGTGCAATCTATCAAAATTAATGTTGTGACGAATATTATCGGCTCGTTGTCTGTATTCGAAGTTATCATTGCTCTAACTGATGGAGGACCAGGTTACAGCACTGAATCGCTTAGTATATACATTCTGAGAATGCTGTATGGTAGCTTCACCGGGTATTCAACCGCAGTAGCCATGATCTTATTCGCTATCATCATTATTCCTGTGTTTATTTTTATGAAATTTATTAAAACAAGAGAGTTTGAAATGTAA
- a CDS encoding methyl-accepting chemotaxis protein, with the protein MFKLVHSSSYEKVHGDLLKMATGDFSMSCAPVVGEKSLISTLKKTIRSLKSLIRIVDKSSNELYHKMEDTSVRSTLITVQVEEITATMREMAEGMQDASEHAQLISDQIHPIHTFLEGVRDSNSAIVQSSTQFLGEVSSGRVEMSVAMEQMQLISKDSTQIYVKMDELNKALEKIADMTILIEHISKQTQLLALNANIEAARAGEQGKGFAVVAQEISKMAIQTKQETVNIQELIQTVTSSADGLRGSIHQMQDTVGTGAHTLQGAVSKYEMMETFLGQLLGDMQEVDGRLEGVTSNTMSIANSINQTSAMIQQVTAGSEEVLAAADVQLQNIVGMNESIQEATRSSLSLRSVVSQFKLPSLQQSHAFQKDLDVWMECATGMRAIMVSLIEARDPEKINDWYQKKVAQEVILQTCMKGLESKLKEVSDRKYFSSLRSAWDAFGVIKDQNAAWMLEGEYDKAKQALVSHGRECFKQAVDVAAEWMEQVGV; encoded by the coding sequence TTGTTCAAACTAGTTCATTCATCATCGTATGAAAAGGTTCATGGGGATTTATTAAAAATGGCTACGGGTGATTTCAGTATGAGCTGTGCCCCTGTTGTTGGTGAGAAATCATTAATCAGTACGTTGAAAAAAACAATTCGCAGTTTGAAATCTCTCATCCGAATCGTCGATAAATCATCAAATGAGCTTTATCATAAGATGGAGGATACGAGCGTGAGGTCAACTCTGATTACTGTGCAGGTAGAAGAAATAACGGCTACAATGCGAGAAATGGCTGAAGGTATGCAGGATGCCTCTGAACATGCCCAGCTCATATCAGACCAAATCCATCCTATTCATACCTTTCTTGAGGGAGTTAGAGATAGCAACAGTGCCATCGTCCAATCATCGACTCAGTTTTTGGGAGAAGTGAGCTCTGGCAGAGTGGAAATGAGTGTAGCGATGGAACAAATGCAGTTAATCTCCAAGGATAGTACGCAAATCTATGTAAAAATGGATGAATTGAATAAAGCACTTGAGAAAATAGCAGACATGACCATTCTAATCGAACATATCTCTAAACAAACCCAATTGTTAGCGCTAAATGCGAATATCGAAGCAGCGCGTGCAGGAGAACAGGGAAAAGGATTTGCGGTCGTCGCTCAAGAGATTTCGAAGATGGCCATTCAGACGAAGCAGGAAACAGTTAACATACAGGAACTTATCCAAACGGTTACATCTAGTGCAGATGGATTGCGAGGTTCGATACACCAGATGCAGGACACGGTTGGTACAGGAGCGCATACCTTGCAAGGAGCGGTTAGTAAGTATGAAATGATGGAGACGTTCCTTGGTCAACTTTTAGGTGACATGCAGGAAGTAGATGGTCGCTTAGAAGGAGTTACCAGCAATACAATGTCTATTGCAAACTCGATTAATCAAACGTCAGCAATGATTCAACAAGTAACGGCTGGGAGCGAAGAAGTTTTGGCTGCTGCTGATGTTCAGCTTCAGAATATTGTGGGGATGAATGAAAGTATTCAAGAAGCAACACGGAGCAGCCTTTCTTTACGCTCGGTAGTTTCGCAATTTAAATTGCCTTCACTCCAGCAATCTCATGCCTTTCAGAAAGATTTGGACGTGTGGATGGAATGTGCGACCGGCATGCGAGCGATCATGGTTTCGTTGATTGAGGCCAGGGATCCAGAAAAAATAAACGATTGGTACCAGAAAAAAGTGGCACAAGAGGTAATTTTACAAACATGTATGAAAGGGCTAGAAAGTAAGTTAAAAGAGGTGAGTGATCGAAAATACTTCTCCTCGTTGCGCTCTGCCTGGGATGCTTTTGGCGTGATCAAGGATCAAAATGCAGCATGGATGCTGGAAGGAGAATATGATAAAGCGAAACAAGCGCTGGTTAGCCACGGGCGAGAGTGTTTTAAACAAGCGGTTGATGTAGCTGCGGAATGGATGGAGCAGGTCGGGGTATAG